ACCGAACTTTACGTCCAGTCCGGCGACGTGACCGCCGAGACGACCGCGCTCTACCCCTCGACGCTCGCGCGCGGACAACCCCGACCGTTCGACTTCGCGGTCACGAATCAGGAGGGCGAGCGCGTCGAATACGGTTACGTGGTGCAACTCCAGCGCGTCGATAGGGCGACCGGCGCGACCGTGAACTCGTCGGGCGATGGGGTCTCGGGCGGTGGGGCCTCGGCCGGGACCGCGAGCGCGAACTTCTCGGTCGGTGGAAACGCGACCTCCTCGGTCGAAGTCGTCGCCGCGACCGAGGTGGACGCCGGGCGATTCGAACTCGCGCCGGGGGAGACTCGCAACGTCACCGCGCGCGTCACGCCGCGAGCGACCGGCGACGACCTCCGCGTGGTCGTGTTGCTCTACGAAGGTAGCCCGCCCTCCGACCCGAGTCTCGACACCGCCTACCGGGCGCTCCGCCTGCCGGTCACGGTGACCGCTGGCGACGGCGGCAGTACCGCTACGCGCCGACCGCCCCGACTTCCCCGAGGAGACCGCTGATGTGGCCGTGGGAACACGTCGCGTTCGGCTACCTGCTGGTCTCGCTCTGTTGGCACGGTTGGCGGCGCGAATCGCCCGACGGCGCGGTCGCGCTCGCGGCCGGGTTCGGCGCGGTCGCCCCGGACCTCGTGGACAAACCCCTCTCGTGGACGTTCGGGGTGTTCCCCTCGGGGTACGCCGTCGCCCACTCGGCGTTCGTCTTCCCGGTCTTCGCGGCGGCGCTCTGGCTCGGGTTCCGACGAGACGACGCGGGACCGCTGGCCGTCGCCCTCCTCGTCGGCCACGCCTCCCACCTCGTCGGCGACGTGATTTACCCGTTCCTGCTGGGCGACGAGTTGGCCCTCGGCGCGGTGCTGTGGCCGGTCGTGGTCACGGCCTCGTCGCCGACCGACGCCGGACTGGTCGCCCGAACGCTGTACTACCTGCACCAGTGGGTCGTCCGACTCTGGGCGCTCGAGTTCGGCCCCCTGCTCCTGTTCGAGTTGGCGCTCGTCGGCGTGGTCGCGGCGGTCTGGCTCTACGACGGCGCGCCGGTCCTCTCGGAGTGTCGGGCGGCGCTGGTACGTCGGACGGAGTAGTCCGGTGACACCTCTCCTCGCCTCATCCTGCTTGTCAACTGTTGTGGAACCGTGTAACGGCGGGAACGGTCGCCCCGATATATCGGCACTTCGCGCGACGAGCGAGGTGGATGTCTCCCGAAGACGACACTCCGAACCAGTCGAGTAGACGCCGATTTCTGACGACCGCCGCCGCGACGCTCACCGCCACAGCTACGGGGGCGACCGCCGCGACGACCGCTACGGCGACCGCCACGGTCGCCTCCTCGGGGTCGGGCGCGACCCGGAGCGACTACGATACCGTAATCGACGTGACCGAGGCCGGTGCGGACCCCACCGGCGAGGAGTCGATAAATCCCGTTCTGAACCGGCTCTGCAACGACGGGGCGACCGACGCGCTCCTCCGGTTCCCGCCGGGCACGTACGCGATGGACGAGATGTTCCGACTCGTCTCCTACGACGACGTGGGGTTCGTCGGCGACGACGCGACTATCGTGCCGACCGACGACTTCGACTACGGTGCGCCGTGGCTGTTCCGCCTCGGCGTCCTCGCCGACCCCGGCCGCGACCTGCTGTTCGAGGGCTTCACCTTCGACTTCACGGCCCCGGACACCGGACTCCGAGCTATCGAGGCGCAAGTCACCGACGGCTTGCTGGTCCGGGACGTGGACGTGGTGGGCTACCACGACCGCGGGACCCTCGGCCCGGCGCTGTTCAACGTCCTCGATTCCGACGGCTGGGGGTCCGTCGAGCGGTTCCGCGCGCCCGACGGCGGTGCCTACTCCGAGAACGCCGTCGGCGACATCGCGGTCGGCCCGACCGGCGTACTGGTCAGTCCCTACCAGCGAGGGACGCTCCGCCTGCGGGACCTCGAAATCGGCCCCTTCCCCGACAACGGACTCTACGCCGACGTGCCCGAGGGGAGGGTGCTGGTCGAGGGCGGGCGCTACCGGAACAGCAACGTCGCCAGCGTCCGCGTCGCGGGCGACGGGAGCTACGTCCGGGGCACCCGCATCGAAGTCACCGAGAACCGGGCGGCCGACGTGAACCAGCGCGGCCTCCGACTGGACGAGGGGTCGGACCTCCGGGTCGAGAACGTCGGCATCGAACTCGCCGCACCGAACGGCTACGCGCTCTCGGTCCAAGACGAAGTGGCGTCGGCCCGCATCGAAAACGTCGAGATTGCCGTCGAGGAGCGCCCCAACAGCGCGATGGTCGTCGCGCCGCGGGCCAACCACGTCACGGTCCACGACACCGAGGTCCACCTCGACGGCGGCGGGTACGCCCTCGCGGTCTTCGGCGACGCGCCCGGCCCGGTCGTCGCCCGGAACCTCTCGGTCTACGGGTGGGCGACCGGCGAGCGGGGCCGCCCCGCGGTCCTCTGCCACCGCGACCACTGCGAGTTCCGCGACCTCGGGGTCTACCAACCCGGCGACCAGCGCCGCGCGCTCGACGTTCGCGGCGACGACTGCCTCGTCTCCGGGGGCACCTACATGGCCAGCACCTACCCGCTCTACAACACCGGCTCCGGGACCCGGTTCGAGGGCGTCACCGCCGACTCGTGGGGCGAGTACCCGGCGCTCTACCTGCTCGACGGCGAGGAGGTCGCCGTCGAGGACTGCACGCTCCTCGGGGGCGTTCGTCGCTGAACCCACCGACAGAAGTCGTCACGGACTCCCGAAAGGGCGGCTTAGCCGGTCGGTAGTAAAGGCCGGTCGCTCCCTACGTCCCGGCAGATGCCTACAGTTTCGGTCGTCATCCCGACGTACAACCGCGCGGAACTGCTCACCAGAGCCATCGACAGCGTCCTCGCACAGACCTACGACGACTTCGAACTCCTCGTCGTGGACGACGGTTCGACCGACGACACCGAGGAGGTCGTCACCGGCTACGACGACGAGCGCGTGCGCTACCTCGCCCACGACACCAACCGCGGCGCGAACCCGGCGCGAAACACCGGTATCGAGGCCGCCGAGGGCGAGTACGTCGCCTTCCTCGACTCCGACGACGAGTGGCGACCCCGGAAGCTCGACGCGCAACTCGACCGCCTCGACGGCACCGACGACGACTGGGTTGCAGTTTACACCGACTACGACGTGACGGTGCCCGGCGCGGGCGGTCTCGTCCGCGAGACGGCCGCCGACCTGCTGGCGACCGACGACGAGGAGACTCCCGTCGAGGGCGGCGAGGAGTTAGTTGGTCCCACGCTGGCGGACACGCTCCACACCGGGGCCGGTTCGACGCTCCTCGTGGAGACCGAGGTCGCTCGGCGCATCGACGGCTTCGACGAGGAGTTAGACTGGTTCCAAGACCCCGACTTTCTCCTCCGCGTCCTCTTGGAGGGGCAACTCGCGCACGTCCCCGAACCGCTGGTGGTGCGCCACTACTCGGGGTCGCCCGACGCCGAGACCGCCCACGCGGCGGGCGAGGAGTTCCTCGCCAAGCACGACGAGTTGGTCCGGCGGGCCGAACGCGACGGCTACGACGTGCGCGGTGCCCACGACC
This DNA window, taken from Halorussus salinus, encodes the following:
- a CDS encoding metal-dependent hydrolase → MWPWEHVAFGYLLVSLCWHGWRRESPDGAVALAAGFGAVAPDLVDKPLSWTFGVFPSGYAVAHSAFVFPVFAAALWLGFRRDDAGPLAVALLVGHASHLVGDVIYPFLLGDELALGAVLWPVVVTASSPTDAGLVARTLYYLHQWVVRLWALEFGPLLLFELALVGVVAAVWLYDGAPVLSECRAALVRRTE
- a CDS encoding glycosyltransferase: MPTVSVVIPTYNRAELLTRAIDSVLAQTYDDFELLVVDDGSTDDTEEVVTGYDDERVRYLAHDTNRGANPARNTGIEAAEGEYVAFLDSDDEWRPRKLDAQLDRLDGTDDDWVAVYTDYDVTVPGAGGLVRETAADLLATDDEETPVEGGEELVGPTLADTLHTGAGSTLLVETEVARRIDGFDEELDWFQDPDFLLRVLLEGQLAHVPEPLVVRHYSGSPDAETAHAAGEEFLAKHDELVRRAERDGYDVRGAHDLVLAKYYLREGRFLRGVANLRPSSVGPRQVPSLAWFAATGSRRGRTLAVAAFVAMLLFARRSR